Proteins from one Chloroflexota bacterium genomic window:
- a CDS encoding cyclodeaminase/cyclohydrolase family protein — MTLLQVPITEFLDQLATKEPVPGGGSVAAVSGAMAAGLISMVCSLTLGKKKYAEVEDEIRGLMDRSESLRRELQELADADVEAFRRLSAAYKLPRETTADIAIRRDAIQKATRIATDVPLRAAQAAAAILPLCSPAAQKGNSAAVSDVGVAVLLAQAAVRSALLNVEINLNTLEDQFYVRETRAEVAKLTATLHDDTEAVMALVNQQLQG; from the coding sequence ATGACCCTATTACAGGTGCCAATCACCGAATTTTTGGATCAGCTTGCAACCAAGGAGCCAGTGCCAGGTGGCGGTAGTGTTGCAGCCGTGTCTGGGGCAATGGCCGCAGGCTTGATTTCAATGGTTTGTTCGCTGACGCTTGGCAAAAAGAAATATGCCGAGGTCGAGGATGAAATTCGTGGTTTGATGGATCGCTCTGAGTCGTTGCGCCGCGAATTGCAAGAGCTAGCCGATGCTGATGTTGAGGCATTTCGGCGTTTGAGCGCAGCCTATAAATTGCCGCGTGAAACGACCGCCGATATTGCGATTCGCCGCGATGCCATCCAAAAAGCGACGCGGATTGCGACTGATGTGCCATTGAGGGCGGCCCAAGCGGCAGCGGCAATTTTGCCATTGTGTAGCCCAGCCGCTCAAAAAGGCAATTCAGCGGCAGTGAGCGATGTGGGCGTGGCGGTGCTCTTGGCTCAAGCGGCTGTACGCAGCGCCTTGCTCAACGTTGAAATTAATCTCAACACGCTCGAAGATCAATTTTATGTGCGCGAAACTCGTGCCGAGGTTGCCAAGCTAACTGCAACCCTGCACGACGATACTGAGGCGGTGATGGCCTTAGTCAATCAACAGCTTCAGGGCTAA
- the aroE gene encoding shikimate dehydrogenase has product MSQIAAALGIIGDPVAHSLSPAMHNAALQALGINQQYDRWHTPAADLPARVRGLRSEGMLGANVTLPHKVAIAGLLDRTVAIAQELGAVNTVVREADGSLTGHNTDAPALQASLQAYGADLANQRAVILGAGGAARAALWALRNAGCQQISLINRTLSSAQALVLPHELALAADDQRVAEQLAAATLLINVTSLGWKDADPAPLDLALLHADLMVYDTVYRQTPLLRVAAACGAAHYDGLDMLVRQAGLAFSLWFKQPAPLEIMRAAALAALQG; this is encoded by the coding sequence GTGTCCCAAATAGCTGCTGCTCTTGGCATCATTGGCGATCCAGTCGCTCATAGTCTTTCGCCTGCAATGCACAATGCTGCGTTGCAGGCGCTTGGCATTAATCAGCAGTATGATCGTTGGCATACTCCCGCCGCCGATCTGCCTGCCCGCGTTCGCGGTTTGCGATCTGAGGGTATGCTGGGAGCCAACGTAACCTTGCCGCATAAAGTGGCGATTGCTGGTTTGCTTGATCGCACAGTGGCAATTGCCCAAGAACTTGGGGCGGTCAACACGGTTGTGCGTGAAGCCGATGGAAGTTTGACTGGCCATAACACCGATGCCCCTGCCTTGCAAGCCTCATTGCAAGCCTATGGCGCAGATCTCGCTAACCAACGGGCGGTGATTCTCGGCGCAGGTGGGGCGGCACGGGCGGCACTTTGGGCTTTACGCAATGCAGGTTGCCAACAGATTAGCCTGATCAACCGCACGCTCAGCAGTGCTCAAGCCTTAGTTTTGCCACATGAATTGGCGTTAGCTGCCGATGATCAGCGAGTGGCCGAACAACTTGCCGCTGCAACCTTGTTGATCAACGTCACGTCGTTGGGCTGGAAGGATGCTGATCCTGCGCCGCTGGATTTAGCTCTGTTGCATGCTGACTTGATGGTGTACGATACGGTTTATCGCCAAACGCCGTTGCTGCGAGTAGCGGCGGCTTGTGGTGCGGCCCACTACGATGGCCTTGATATGCTGGTGCGGCAAGCAGGTTTGGCGTTTAGTTTGTGGTTCAAGCAGCCTGCACCGCTTGAAATAATGCGAGCAGCAGCTCTAGCGGCTCTACAAGGATAA
- the mltG gene encoding endolytic transglycosylase MltG, which yields MRRLIRALLIVATIGALVVACVATLFLRELTQPAGESDIAKNFTIAPSESLAVISSNLESEGLVRRAIVFRVFADLRNAETDLYPGTYKISPNMTINQILEMFRVAPEVQTAVRFTVPEGLRIEEIAAVIESTGVVSADDFLAVARDGSQFKADYSFLSSLPDSATLEGYLFPDTYEIFSDATSEEIVRKMLDTFAIRWADSPLSSATTGRSVHEVVTLASIVQREASNNEEMPRIAAAFWNRLKPEFAGNQLGADPTIQYILGESGNWWPKLDQLTVEQINSAAGPYNTRVNPGLPPGPISAPGLFALQAAASPAAEDVTYFVTKCVAAGERPTHNFTNDYSEFLQFQEEFLACPK from the coding sequence GTGAGACGTTTAATTCGAGCTTTGTTGATTGTTGCCACTATCGGCGCACTAGTTGTCGCGTGTGTTGCAACCCTGTTTCTGCGTGAGTTAACTCAGCCTGCTGGCGAGAGCGATATTGCCAAAAATTTTACCATCGCTCCTAGCGAAAGTTTGGCGGTGATCAGCAGCAATCTGGAATCTGAAGGTTTGGTGCGGCGGGCAATTGTTTTCCGCGTATTCGCCGATTTACGTAATGCCGAGACCGATTTGTATCCTGGCACCTACAAAATTAGCCCAAATATGACGATCAATCAGATTTTAGAGATGTTTCGGGTTGCCCCAGAAGTTCAAACTGCGGTGCGCTTTACCGTGCCTGAAGGATTGCGGATCGAAGAAATTGCGGCGGTGATTGAATCGACTGGGGTCGTTAGTGCTGATGATTTCTTAGCTGTGGCCCGTGATGGCTCGCAATTCAAGGCCGATTATAGCTTTTTATCTAGCTTGCCAGATAGTGCAACCTTGGAAGGCTATCTCTTCCCTGATACCTATGAAATCTTTTCTGATGCAACTAGCGAAGAGATTGTGCGCAAAATGCTCGATACCTTTGCAATTCGCTGGGCTGATTCGCCGTTGAGTAGCGCCACGACTGGACGCTCTGTCCATGAAGTGGTGACTTTAGCCTCGATTGTGCAGCGCGAAGCCAGCAATAACGAGGAAATGCCACGGATTGCTGCCGCCTTCTGGAATCGTCTGAAACCAGAATTTGCTGGCAATCAACTGGGAGCCGATCCAACGATTCAGTATATTTTAGGTGAATCGGGTAATTGGTGGCCAAAGCTTGATCAGCTAACGGTTGAACAAATTAATAGTGCTGCTGGTCCGTACAACACGCGGGTCAACCCCGGCTTGCCACCTGGGCCAATTAGTGCGCCTGGGTTGTTTGCCTTGCAAGCCGCTGCCTCGCCTGCCGCCGAAGATGTGACTTATTTTGTGACCAAGTGTGTGGCTGCTGGTGAACGCCCAACCCACAACTTCACCAACGACTATAGCGAATTTTTGCAATTTCAAGAAGAGTTTTTGGCGTGTCCCAAATAG
- a CDS encoding DUF11 domain-containing protein: MQWSMRLRSLCIPALLTFMIAGFAAFMLSQPHASFAQDSEGSPPDCPGLGDLGAWFTAENEVVIINRSSVCSYEVGTAVYKKFDAVTDHQVLFASQTDQLPPNTQRTYRQSLNPCAGQMSAFFGPVLPSLMNQRYNERLLAANHYGGTNYCLRSCDSGQLLGWVGVSSNAILQSSARIGMKITGAPPWQVEFRLTGPMTMTHIEQIDPYLFTGNTWNLSDVPIGDYTMKATYIANPGVRCDSKTIQFKVASTPLPTPTPSPTPTPVPVYRARIVLNSLVIWDANRGDGLANFDGFVRPGDTISYTLAIQNTGNMPLTNVQIVDPFSNATSFAGLSLPAPQIQPSPDGSGPIGWQIPVLQPNQRIDATFHVIVKESIRGTYTQIINNASFASNETGQQWSNTTEHIYNPDFDQ; encoded by the coding sequence ATGCAATGGAGCATGCGGCTACGTTCGCTCTGCATTCCTGCTCTATTGACGTTCATGATCGCTGGTTTTGCAGCGTTTATGCTCAGTCAACCGCACGCTAGCTTCGCTCAAGATAGCGAAGGTTCGCCACCTGATTGCCCTGGTTTGGGTGATCTCGGTGCTTGGTTCACCGCTGAAAACGAAGTTGTTATCATCAATCGTTCGAGTGTTTGTAGCTACGAGGTTGGTACGGCTGTCTATAAAAAATTCGATGCCGTGACCGATCATCAGGTGCTTTTCGCCTCACAAACTGATCAACTGCCCCCCAATACCCAACGCACCTATCGCCAAAGCTTAAACCCCTGTGCTGGCCAAATGAGTGCCTTTTTCGGGCCAGTGTTGCCAAGTTTAATGAACCAACGCTACAACGAGCGCTTGTTGGCAGCCAATCATTATGGCGGCACGAATTATTGTTTGCGCAGTTGTGATTCGGGTCAATTGCTGGGTTGGGTCGGGGTCAGCTCGAATGCAATTTTGCAAAGTTCAGCCCGCATTGGCATGAAAATCACTGGTGCCCCACCATGGCAAGTTGAGTTTCGCCTGACTGGCCCGATGACCATGACTCATATTGAGCAAATTGATCCTTATTTGTTCACGGGCAATACCTGGAATTTAAGCGACGTGCCAATTGGCGATTACACCATGAAGGCCACCTATATTGCCAATCCAGGCGTGCGCTGCGATAGCAAAACGATTCAATTTAAAGTTGCTAGCACCCCGCTGCCAACTCCTACGCCATCGCCAACCCCAACCCCAGTGCCAGTTTATCGGGCGCGAATCGTGCTCAATTCATTGGTCATTTGGGATGCTAATCGTGGTGATGGGCTAGCCAATTTCGATGGGTTTGTCCGGCCAGGCGATACCATTTCCTACACCCTTGCCATTCAAAATACTGGCAATATGCCCCTGACCAATGTACAAATCGTCGATCCCTTCTCGAATGCAACCAGCTTCGCGGGATTAAGCCTACCAGCGCCCCAAATTCAGCCAAGCCCTGATGGCTCCGGCCCGATTGGCTGGCAAATTCCCGTCTTGCAACCCAACCAGCGCATCGATGCCACCTTCCATGTGATCGTCAAAGAATCGATTCGCGGCACCTATACCCAAATTATCAATAATGCCAGCTTTGCCAGCAACGAAACTGGCCAACAGTGGAGCAACACCACCGAGCATATTTACAATCCCGATTTTGATCAGTAA
- a CDS encoding O-antigen ligase family protein, with translation MFATFDQRRRREIGLIVGGTLVGIGLGAAAAFVPSFLVVAGLLALLVGAWFARSIHSMLTATVLVATLLPFGTLPFKVGLTPALLELALLALYAMLVVRSLADPERTWRWGSLAPWVILLLASSFFSFIIGSNGSPDSLLLHNYFKLLLGICLFWGVQNALDSLEQARWWLRLLILAGWAAALLGIGLRFAPDALALRFLTALAPLGYPTSGRVLRYVEDDPSGFERAIGTSVDPNGFGGMMALLGAIALGQALAQRPVLGRKWLWLITASFALAVFLTSSRAALGGFMIAGLFLATVRYRQLWWLIGAGGLAGAIAIVGLGKGGDFVERIVEGIQFKDQANQMRLAEFRNAIAIMREYPIFGVGFGRAPNIDLTTGVSSVYLALGSRMGLVGLGLYILTALAFLVLTTQAARRCERSVSDAIIGLQAAILAALAVGLLDHYFFNIEFPHMGTLFWGVVGLAMVFMREANIDQPASSLK, from the coding sequence ATGTTTGCAACGTTTGATCAGCGGCGGCGGCGTGAAATTGGCTTGATTGTTGGCGGCACATTAGTTGGCATTGGCTTAGGCGCTGCTGCCGCGTTTGTGCCGAGCTTTTTGGTCGTCGCTGGTTTGCTGGCGCTGTTGGTCGGGGCATGGTTTGCCCGTTCGATCCACTCGATGCTGACGGCCACGGTTTTGGTTGCAACGCTCTTGCCATTTGGCACTTTGCCTTTCAAAGTTGGGCTAACTCCAGCCTTGCTCGAACTAGCGTTATTGGCGCTGTATGCCATGTTGGTGGTGCGCAGCTTGGCTGACCCTGAGCGTACTTGGCGTTGGGGTAGCCTCGCCCCATGGGTGATTTTGCTGCTAGCTAGTTCGTTTTTCTCCTTCATCATCGGCTCGAATGGCTCACCCGATAGTTTGCTGCTGCATAATTATTTTAAATTGCTGCTAGGGATTTGCTTGTTCTGGGGGGTGCAAAATGCGCTTGATTCACTGGAACAGGCGCGTTGGTGGCTGCGCTTGCTGATTTTGGCTGGCTGGGCGGCGGCATTGTTGGGCATTGGCTTGCGCTTTGCTCCCGACGCTTTAGCCTTGCGCTTTTTGACCGCTCTGGCTCCGCTTGGTTATCCGACGAGTGGTCGAGTGTTACGCTATGTCGAAGACGACCCCAGCGGCTTTGAGCGAGCGATTGGCACCTCAGTTGATCCCAATGGCTTTGGTGGGATGATGGCCTTGCTGGGAGCGATTGCGCTTGGTCAGGCCTTAGCTCAGCGCCCAGTCCTAGGCCGTAAATGGCTATGGTTGATCACCGCCAGTTTTGCTTTGGCAGTGTTTTTGACTTCCTCGCGAGCTGCCTTGGGTGGCTTTATGATCGCAGGCTTGTTTTTGGCAACCGTGCGCTATCGCCAATTGTGGTGGTTAATTGGGGCTGGCGGTCTTGCTGGGGCAATTGCGATTGTGGGCTTAGGCAAGGGTGGCGATTTTGTCGAGCGGATCGTCGAAGGCATTCAATTCAAAGATCAAGCGAACCAAATGCGGTTGGCCGAATTTCGCAATGCGATCGCGATTATGCGCGAGTATCCGATATTTGGGGTGGGTTTTGGCCGTGCACCCAACATTGATCTCACAACAGGCGTGAGTAGTGTGTATTTGGCGCTTGGCTCGCGTATGGGTTTGGTTGGCTTAGGCCTCTATATATTAACTGCGCTGGCCTTTTTGGTGCTAACTACTCAGGCTGCACGCCGCTGTGAACGATCGGTAAGCGATGCAATTATTGGTTTGCAGGCAGCAATTTTGGCAGCGCTAGCGGTTGGTTTGCTCGATCACTATTTCTTCAATATTGAGTTTCCGCATATGGGGACGCTGTTTTGGGGTGTGGTTGGCTTGGCAATGGTGTTTATGCGCGAGGCAAATATCGATCAGCCTGCCTCATCATTGAAATAA
- a CDS encoding roadblock/LC7 domain-containing protein: protein MATRTEEMVRHLKALQMNTPDIEASAVVSVDGLIMASNLPNDVEEDRVSAMSAAMLSLGERIAGELRRGALNLVFVQGEEGYVILISIGEDAVLTALAQSRAKLGLIFLDMKRTANELAHLV from the coding sequence ATGGCAACCAGAACCGAAGAGATGGTGCGGCATCTCAAGGCACTGCAGATGAATACGCCTGACATCGAAGCCTCGGCGGTCGTCAGCGTTGATGGTCTCATCATGGCCTCGAATCTTCCGAACGATGTGGAAGAAGATCGTGTGTCTGCTATGAGTGCCGCGATGTTGTCTCTGGGCGAACGAATCGCTGGCGAGCTTCGGCGGGGCGCTCTTAACCTCGTCTTTGTGCAAGGCGAAGAAGGCTACGTTATTCTGATTTCGATTGGTGAAGATGCAGTGCTAACCGCCTTGGCGCAGAGCCGGGCAAAGCTTGGGCTGATCTTCTTGGACATGAAACGTACCGCTAACGAGTTAGCCCATCTCGTATAA
- a CDS encoding extracellular solute-binding protein has product MRAVWRYFSLFMIGILIVAGCSTTSYDNTLLTPGATANPPARTQLVIWHGADAQRSELFTRLLLEYQREHPNVVIQIVNRGANLLHDYRAALLEGTPPDLIWLNENRWVGELADQQLIIDLTERLSDENFESIAPAALDGARYGEKLYGLPLTLDLPVLYYNRANFVSTPPQSTAEWLEIARGFSDDQGQYGLAYNLSLYFTQPYLPAFGGAIFDTTGEVVLGTQSYTPTLQWLTWVDELAQDPRLLARDDHRLIARSVSQNSAIMTIDWADQIGTYRQLWGENVGVQPLPRLSQTGQEPQPFVRSSVLVISPRSTEQQQNAALDVMRFLVEMKAQTAFQAADIPSVRIDLASADPLYSQIQLAVSRASAWPTTLRFNNGWDILIALVRNSLNGAPLEESIANADRLLRSE; this is encoded by the coding sequence ATGAGGGCAGTATGGCGGTATTTTAGCCTTTTTATGATTGGGATTCTCATTGTTGCTGGTTGTAGCACGACAAGCTATGATAACACTTTGTTAACCCCAGGGGCTACCGCTAATCCTCCCGCACGCACGCAACTGGTCATTTGGCATGGAGCCGATGCCCAACGGAGTGAACTTTTCACCCGATTGCTGTTAGAATATCAACGTGAGCATCCAAACGTTGTGATTCAAATCGTCAATCGTGGGGCAAACCTGCTACACGATTATCGTGCGGCCCTGCTTGAAGGCACACCACCAGACCTGATCTGGCTCAACGAAAATCGTTGGGTAGGGGAACTGGCAGATCAACAGCTTATCATCGATCTGACAGAACGACTAAGCGACGAGAACTTTGAGTCAATTGCGCCAGCTGCGCTTGATGGTGCCCGCTATGGCGAGAAATTATATGGCTTGCCATTGACGCTAGATCTACCTGTGCTGTACTATAATCGTGCAAACTTTGTGAGCACACCGCCGCAAAGCACTGCTGAATGGCTTGAGATCGCTCGCGGGTTTAGCGATGATCAAGGACAGTACGGATTAGCGTATAATTTATCGCTATACTTTACCCAACCCTACCTCCCAGCCTTCGGAGGCGCAATCTTCGATACTACTGGCGAGGTCGTGCTGGGAACCCAAAGCTATACCCCAACATTACAGTGGTTGACGTGGGTTGACGAATTAGCCCAAGACCCACGCTTGTTAGCCCGTGATGATCATCGACTGATAGCTCGCAGCGTGAGCCAAAACAGTGCGATCATGACGATTGACTGGGCAGATCAAATCGGAACCTATCGTCAATTGTGGGGGGAGAACGTTGGCGTGCAACCATTGCCACGCCTGAGCCAAACCGGCCAAGAACCGCAACCCTTTGTTCGGAGCAGCGTGCTTGTGATCAGCCCACGCAGCACTGAACAACAGCAAAACGCCGCGCTTGACGTGATGCGGTTTCTTGTGGAGATGAAAGCGCAAACGGCTTTTCAAGCCGCTGATATACCAAGCGTCCGAATCGACTTAGCCAGTGCCGATCCACTGTACAGCCAAATTCAACTGGCGGTTAGTCGAGCCAGCGCTTGGCCCACCACCCTTCGTTTCAACAACGGATGGGATATCCTGATCGCTTTGGTGCGTAATAGCTTAAACGGCGCACCCTTGGAAGAAAGTATCGCGAATGCCGATCGCCTGCTACGGAGCGAGTAG
- a CDS encoding aldo/keto reductase: MEQRSLGTQGLTVNPLGLGCMGMSEFYGPTDEAESLATIDRALELGVNFFDTADMYGPFTNEQLVGKAFKGRRDQIILATKFGIQREANNQRSINGRPEYVKAACDASLQRLGVDYIDLYYQHRVDPNVPIEETVGAMAELVQAGKVRFIGLSEANSETIRRAHQVHPISALQTEYSLWSREPEIDILATTRELGIGFVAYSPLGRGFLTGQFRSIDDFAADDYRRYSPRFQGENFGKNLALVEHIEQLASQKGITPAQLALAWVLNQGADIVPIPGTKRRRYLEENMAALNVSFSDAELAAINAVLPINVAVGTRY, translated from the coding sequence ATGGAACAACGGTCACTTGGCACGCAAGGCCTCACAGTTAACCCGCTTGGCTTGGGTTGTATGGGCATGTCGGAGTTTTATGGCCCAACTGATGAGGCCGAATCGCTGGCAACAATCGATCGCGCCTTGGAGCTTGGGGTCAACTTCTTCGATACTGCTGATATGTATGGGCCTTTTACCAACGAGCAATTGGTTGGCAAAGCCTTCAAAGGCCGCCGCGATCAAATCATCCTTGCAACGAAATTTGGTATTCAACGCGAAGCCAACAATCAACGCTCGATCAATGGCCGCCCTGAATATGTTAAGGCTGCCTGCGACGCTTCTTTGCAACGCTTAGGGGTCGATTATATTGATCTGTATTATCAGCATCGGGTCGATCCCAACGTGCCAATCGAGGAAACTGTCGGCGCAATGGCCGAATTGGTTCAGGCAGGCAAGGTGCGGTTTATCGGCTTATCCGAAGCCAATTCGGAAACGATTCGCCGCGCACACCAGGTACACCCAATTAGCGCTTTGCAAACTGAATATTCGCTCTGGTCGCGCGAGCCAGAAATTGATATTTTGGCGACAACTCGCGAATTAGGCATTGGTTTTGTGGCCTATAGTCCGCTTGGGCGGGGCTTCTTAACCGGTCAATTTCGCAGCATCGATGATTTTGCCGCCGATGATTATCGCCGCTACTCACCACGCTTTCAAGGTGAAAATTTTGGCAAGAACTTGGCTTTGGTTGAACATATCGAGCAACTAGCTAGCCAAAAGGGCATCACGCCTGCTCAATTAGCCTTAGCTTGGGTCTTGAATCAAGGTGCTGATATTGTGCCAATTCCAGGCACCAAGCGTCGGCGCTATCTCGAAGAAAACATGGCTGCGCTCAACGTGAGTTTCAGTGATGCCGAACTGGCAGCAATTAACGCGGTGCTGCCAATTAATGTCGCGGTTGGCACACGCTACTAG
- a CDS encoding DUF1957 domain-containing protein, producing MPKQGAFTFVLHSHLPYCRKAGRWPHGEEWIHEAASETYIPLLNALNDLINDGVTPRLTIGITPILTEQLADPTILHNFEEYLDEKITAAQADMDRLADVQAVWDAAQIAEPETEPTPLLSSEELESLITKSDALLSSTAGDAPAPLHAGLLSATAAASTEAEADEEAEEEETEEEEVEEPAPIEQPDPHKAYLAMWYRDWYSMIKRSFIERYNRDIVGAFRQLQDAGYIEIITCGATHGYLPLVSRDSTIYAQIAVAVQSYERHYGRKPKAIWLPECAYRPAYYPENPSETERKPGIEEFLEAQGIECFFVETTTIEGGAPMDKAEGKILGPYGDTLRRYVVPVSREIPPTGNSTLQPYLVGLSDKVAAIGRHHKTGLQVWSAEWGYPGEANYREFHRKDSESGMQYWRITGPKVDLGYKDYYHPDWVSDKVNAHAEHFTGLVQQVISEYRGQTGRYGLISSNYDTELFGHWWFEGVDWMREVLRRLAANPDIDLTTASEYIASNPPRESLNLPESSWGSNGTHQTWLNPETEWMWPIIHAAEKRMEGLVASYPQADGALAEALAQTARELLLLQSSDWPFLVTTGQAQDYATKRFNEHVDRYNQLADAIEANDAGLMAELTASFNELDNPFPTIDYHVFAAREGSAA from the coding sequence ATGCCAAAACAAGGTGCGTTCACGTTTGTCTTACATAGCCACTTGCCCTACTGTCGCAAGGCTGGCCGCTGGCCTCACGGTGAAGAATGGATTCACGAGGCCGCTTCCGAGACGTATATTCCACTACTCAATGCGCTCAACGATCTGATCAACGATGGGGTTACACCACGCTTGACGATTGGGATTACGCCAATTCTAACCGAGCAGCTTGCCGACCCCACCATTTTGCACAATTTTGAAGAATATCTCGACGAGAAGATCACTGCGGCGCAAGCTGATATGGATCGGCTGGCCGATGTTCAGGCGGTTTGGGATGCTGCTCAAATTGCCGAACCAGAAACCGAGCCAACTCCTCTGCTCTCCAGCGAAGAGTTGGAAAGCTTGATTACCAAAAGCGATGCGCTGCTTTCTTCAACCGCTGGTGATGCCCCAGCTCCACTTCACGCTGGTTTGCTGAGCGCCACTGCTGCTGCTAGCACCGAAGCTGAAGCAGACGAGGAAGCGGAAGAAGAAGAAACCGAAGAAGAAGAAGTTGAAGAGCCAGCTCCGATCGAGCAGCCTGATCCACATAAAGCCTATTTGGCCATGTGGTATCGCGATTGGTACAGCATGATCAAGCGTTCGTTTATCGAGCGCTACAACCGCGATATTGTCGGAGCCTTCCGCCAATTGCAAGATGCTGGCTATATCGAAATTATCACCTGTGGCGCGACCCACGGCTACTTGCCCTTGGTCAGCCGCGATTCAACGATTTATGCTCAAATTGCGGTCGCTGTCCAAAGCTACGAACGTCATTATGGCCGCAAGCCGAAGGCGATTTGGCTACCTGAATGCGCCTATCGCCCAGCCTATTATCCTGAAAACCCCAGCGAAACCGAGCGCAAGCCTGGCATCGAGGAATTTCTCGAAGCCCAAGGCATCGAGTGCTTCTTCGTCGAAACCACCACCATCGAGGGTGGCGCACCAATGGATAAGGCTGAAGGCAAGATTCTTGGACCATATGGCGATACGCTGCGCCGCTATGTCGTGCCAGTCAGCCGCGAAATTCCGCCAACTGGCAATAGCACACTCCAACCCTACTTGGTTGGTTTGAGCGATAAAGTTGCGGCAATTGGTCGCCATCACAAAACTGGCTTGCAAGTGTGGTCGGCTGAATGGGGCTACCCCGGCGAGGCCAACTACCGCGAGTTCCACCGCAAAGATAGCGAAAGCGGCATGCAATATTGGCGGATCACTGGGCCAAAAGTTGACCTTGGCTATAAAGATTACTATCATCCCGATTGGGTCAGCGATAAAGTTAATGCTCACGCCGAGCACTTCACGGGCTTGGTGCAGCAAGTTATCAGCGAATATCGCGGCCAAACTGGGCGCTATGGCCTGATTTCATCAAACTACGATACCGAATTATTTGGTCACTGGTGGTTTGAAGGGGTCGATTGGATGCGCGAAGTGCTGCGGCGCTTGGCCGCTAATCCCGATATTGATCTCACCACGGCCTCGGAATATATCGCCAGCAACCCACCGCGTGAATCGTTGAACCTACCCGAAAGTTCGTGGGGTTCCAATGGCACGCACCAAACATGGCTCAACCCTGAAACCGAGTGGATGTGGCCAATTATTCATGCCGCTGAAAAACGCATGGAAGGCTTGGTCGCCAGCTATCCACAGGCCGATGGCGCTTTAGCCGAAGCCTTGGCGCAAACTGCGCGTGAGTTGCTCTTGCTGCAATCCAGCGATTGGCCGTTCTTGGTCACGACTGGCCAAGCTCAAGATTACGCCACCAAGCGTTTCAACGAGCATGTCGATCGCTACAATCAATTGGCTGATGCAATTGAGGCCAATGATGCTGGCTTGATGGCCGAACTGACCGCCAGCTTCAACGAGCTTGATAATCCATTCCCCACGATTGATTATCATGTATTTGCCGCTCGTGAAGGCTCAGCAGCCTAA